The following coding sequences are from one Gossypium hirsutum isolate 1008001.06 chromosome A12, Gossypium_hirsutum_v2.1, whole genome shotgun sequence window:
- the LOC107937591 gene encoding uncharacterized protein, producing the protein MVSELLNDSRDGWHENRVKELYGDYLGDQICKIPVIHNGPNDKLIWFSNPNGSFTTKSGYSWLTLKHIGYGPHQVFWRLTWKLQTLPKIRIFCLRLGHEILPTNEKIASIQSDFDSSCPRCGLEKETLIHALKKFPMARAVLMHRGLNNNLFEGDYNRCCDWIEGAVQLLDKKALSYFITVLWNIWNGRNNRIFRGVEEEAKTTWERPASLSHDFRIFNLLENPVLPRKSEDKA; encoded by the coding sequence ATGGTTAGTGAGCTGTTGAATGATAGTAGGGACGGCTGGCATGAGAATAGGGTCAAGGAGCTTTATGGCGACTACTTAGGGGACCAAATTTGTAAAATTCCCGTTATTCATAATGGACCGAATGACAAACTTATTTGGTTCTCTAACCCTAATGGCTCTTTTACGACTAAGTCTGGCTATTCGTGGTTGACCCTCAAGCACATCGGGTATGGTCCTCATCAGGTGTTCTGGCGGCTTACGTGGAAGCTTCAAACGCTCCCAAAGATCAGGATTTTCTGCTTGCGCCTGGGTCACGAGATCCTCCCTACGAACGAAAAGATAGCTAGTATTCAGAGTGATTTTGATAGTTCTTGCCCGAGGTGTGGTTTGGAGAAGGAGACTTTAATTCATGCCTTAAAAAAATTCCCGATGGCTCGGGCGGTGTTAATGCACAGAGGTCTTAACAATAACCTGTTTGAGGGTGATTATAATCGGTGTTGCGACTGGATTGAAGGAGCAGTGCAACTGCTGGATAAGAAGGCTCTGTCATATTTTATTACCGTTCTGTGGAATATTTGGAATGGTAGGAATAACCGTATTTTTCGTGGTGTGGAAGAGGAGGCCAAGACAACTTGGGAGAGACCTGCTTCGTTGAGCCACGATTTCCGTATCTTTAACCTGCTGGAAAATCCTGTGTTGCCGCGAAAGTCAGAGGATAAAGCCTGA